ATTAAGGATGTATTTTAGTTTGGAGGAAATTATGTGGATCAATGGTTAAAGGATGATGAGCGTCTTGATTATTTATTAGCTGAAGATTTAAGAATAATACAGAGTCCTTCAGTCTTTTCTTTCTCATTGGATGCTGTTTTATTATCGAGATTTGTCAGTATTCCTTATCAAAAAGGACAAATTGTCGACTTATGTTCTGGAAATGGAGTCATCCCTTTATTTTTAAGTGCTAGAACAAAGGCAAAAATTATCGGTGTCGAATTACAAGAACGTTTATATGATATGGCTTTAAGAAGTGTACAATACAATCATTTGGAAGAACAGATTACAATGATCAATGGTGATGTAAAAGACATACCTTCACGTTTAGGTATTGAAAAATATGATGCTGTAACCTGCAACCCACCTTATTTTTCAATAAATGAGTTAAGCGAGAAAAATGTAAGTGAGCATTTTGCCATTGCGCGGCATGAAATTCATTTAACATTAAATGAAGCGATAGAGGCATCAAGTCGACTTCTAAAGCAAGGGGGAAAAGCAGCCTTTGTACATCGACCTAGTCGTTTGCTTGATATTGTAACAGCAATGAGAGAGAATCGGCTAGAGCCTAAGCGAATCCAGTTTGTGTACCCGAAAAAAGGGAAGGAAGCAAACACTCTTTTAATAGAAGCTATAAAAGATGGTAAGCCTGATTTAAAGGTGCTACCGCCATTATATGTATATGATGATAACAATCAGTATAC
Above is a genomic segment from Lysinibacillus sp. PLM2 containing:
- a CDS encoding methyltransferase, with protein sequence MDQWLKDDERLDYLLAEDLRIIQSPSVFSFSLDAVLLSRFVSIPYQKGQIVDLCSGNGVIPLFLSARTKAKIIGVELQERLYDMALRSVQYNHLEEQITMINGDVKDIPSRLGIEKYDAVTCNPPYFSINELSEKNVSEHFAIARHEIHLTLNEAIEASSRLLKQGGKAAFVHRPSRLLDIVTAMRENRLEPKRIQFVYPKKGKEANTLLIEAIKDGKPDLKVLPPLYVYDDNNQYTAEVSEMLYGNRS